The genomic segment AGTCTTCACCGCCTCGTCCTGCTCTGGCCCCCATTCCCAAGGGGTGTCCTTCTTCAGGAGGTGGCAAAGGGGGGCAGCTTTCTCCGCGTAGCCCTCAATGAACTCCCGGGAGAACctcaggagagccaggaaggaCCTCAGGGTGGTGGCATCAGCTGGCGCCGACACCTTCTGTATTAGCTTGACCCTCTGCTTCTCCAGCGAGCGGCCTTCCTCCCCCAGGGTCACCCCTAGGTAAGAGACTTCCTTCCAGCAAAGCTGGGCCTTTGTGGGGCTGACCTTGAAGCCTGTCTTCTGGATGACCTCCAGCACTTCTGCAAGCACCTCCAGGTTCTCCTCCCTTGTCTGAGTGTGGATGAGGATCTCACCAGCACAGGACAGCACGCTGTCCCGGTGGCTGAGCTTCTCCCACATCCTTGCCACGTGTGCGTGGCAGATGGCGGGAGTGTTATGGAAGCCCAAGGGGACTCTGGTGAAGGCAAATTGTTGCCCTCGAAGGGTGAAGGTAAACTTGTACCAGGACTCAGGATGCAAGGGGATGGCGAAGcatgggctggtcaggctgagCACCGAGAACCACTCGGATCCCCGGGAGATGGCTGCCATGATGTCTGGGTACTTGGCCACTGCGGAGATCCTCAGTGGGGTGACTTGGTTCAGGGCGCTGAAGTCAACCATCAGCCTCCATGTTTTCCCATCAGCTTTCCTCAGGGGCCATACTGGGGCATTGCTGGCGCTTtgctgctccaccagcaccccctGCTCCAATAAGGTTCTGACTGTGTCCCACAAGCCATCCTCAGCCTCAGCCGGATACTGGGGCTGTGGCTGAGGAGGGGGATCTGGCCCTTTGATGGCCACGATGGCATCAATCTTCCCACAGTCCAGCTTGCTCCTTGCCCAGACCTGGGGGAACCGCTCCGTGACCCGTTTCACCCGGGGCTCCCACTCGGGATGGACCAGGAGCTCAGGGGCTTTCACGGACATCATCCTGTGGCTTGCCGGGATGACAGCCACCTCACTTTGGGGACAGTGTAACAGCGCTTGGTTTGCCAGGTCCACCACCACCCCCATCTTTGTCAGCGTGGAGATGGCTAAAATCCCTGGCTTTCccttcatttccattttcccaAATTTTTCAGACCCTTTGGCAGTCCCAATTACAAAGGGTATGGGCCCTGTGAACGGCACTGATGATTTTTGACCATTCGGCCCTGTCAATTCAATAATTTCACAAGTTTGGAAGATCCCAGCTTCACCAGGGACCATATTCAGAATTGAATAAGAGGCACCAGTATCAATTAACATCACTTGTCCAAGCACCCCTCCTCCAATAGTTATATCAACTATCAGGCGCCCCCACAAATCGGTCTTAATCGGTGCCACAAAAAGGGGCGATGCGGGTGCCTGGCAGCCCTATTGTTGAACTTTAGACCCCGGGTCAATCGGGTTGGAGCTGCTGTGCTTTTTGGCCTCATGCAGGGCCAGTTTTTGGAAGAGCTCAGCATCCGGCAAGCCATCAATATCCTCCTGCTTCTCGTATTTAATCAAGCGTTTCCTCAGCTCAGCCCGCCAAGGGTTGGACTTTTGAAACCTCAGCCCTGGCTGGTTCTCCTTCCCCACACCACCCTTGCTGTCAGGATCTTTGCGGTTGTCTCCTTGCATTTTTCTCATGCCTGCATTTTGGAAGGAGGCGGCCAAGagtttccctttcttcccccccaTCATGTACCCCGGGAACGCCTGCTTTTGCAACTCGAAATTCTGGGTCAGGATCTGCTCCAGCTCTGACAGCGGCTTCCTGGCCGCATCCCCACCAGCAATCACCCGCAGTGGGGGGGTCAGCCCCATCACTAGTGGCTCCTTGAATTCAGGCCTGTCAAAATCAAGGGGGGCATCCTTTGAGCCGGGCAGCCCGGCCATCTGGTAGAGCATCTTCTTACGGTTAACGTAGGCGTCCGGCCGCTCCTCTGGGCTTTGCCTCTCCTGGTGGAAGAGCACCAAGGGGTTAACCTCTGGGAAGAACACCTTCAGCACGGCTGACTGGACATCCCCAATGTTCTGCACGTTGCCCATCTGCACATCCCCCGGGAGCGCCGCGAAATCATCCGGTTTCATGCACTTTCTCACCACGTCTATCAGGTCACTCACCGCGTTGACGCTCTGGCACCTGGGCAGCCGCTGGGCTCTGGACAGCCAGTTGACCGCTGTGTCCTTCGTCAATGGCCCCAGCATCTTCCCCACTGTCTTGAGCTGCTCAGGGGTAAACCAGAGCACAGCCCTGTTGGTGTCTATGGCCTGGAGCGGGCCGTGGTGGGCTGGCTCATCCGGGGGGCTCTTTTTAGTTTTGGAAGCCTCCGTGTCCCCTCCTTGCAGCTGGCACACCTCCTCCCGCAGAGGAGCGTACGGGGATGGCCTGGTGGGGCCGTTGGCACCCCAGACATCATCCTCATAGTCATAATGGGGTGGATGTGAGTCCAGGGAGTCCTCCCCTTCACTGTTCCCAAACCGGGTCCTCTTGCCTTGGATGGCAGCCACAATGCCCCTTGACACCccaagctctgcctgcagctcctggatCTTGGCGTGGCACACCTTGTGATCAGGACCAGTGCCCCGGTCCCGCTGGACATCCTGCAGGACCGCccgcaccgcgctctgcgcgtCATGGGTCTCCCCGATCCACTTCCCGacctccttctccagctcctccgTTTTCAGCTTCTCGTAGCCCAGCTTGTTCTCCAGCCGGTTGATCTCTACCGCGTTCCGCAAAGAGTCCCCGCGCAAACCctgcacctctgcctgcaggtTGTCCACCTGCCTTCTGAGCTCACCCTTGGCCTCCTCTAAGGTCTTCACACTCTCAAGAGCCTCCTTCAGCAATTTGGACAACTCCCTGCCCACCATCAATAAACCCTGCAAAGCCGCCCGCTTCTTGCACTTGTTTGTGGGTTTAGGTTTTTTGGACTCCTCTGACCAGCTCTCCcactgctggcagagctgctggtatGCGTCTGCACCCTGGAAGGACCCTGGAGACCAAATTGGGGGGAGACACTTCTGGagcacaaactgctccagcttcCAGTTACTAACAATGTCAGACATCATGGTTGAGGGGAATGAGATCCAAGACAGCTCAGTCTCAGGGCAAAGCTACCATAACACCCGCACCGCCAACCCACCCGCAGAGGAAGGCTGCAACCTACCCTTCCAAAAAGCCCCCACGAGGGGATGCCGAACctggcagggagggaaggggaagatggGGATGAGGTGGCCGCGGCCGAGCGGGCGGCTGGTGCGACCCGCCGGCTCCCgggaaggggatggggaagggatGCGGGAACAGGTGAAGCAAAGCAGAGGAGTAGTAGGAATCCCGATAATAAGATCTCACCAATCCTTGGCTGGATGTCCTGGCAGTCCCGGGAGCCTGGAGACGATCACCGCAGAGCTACGGTGGATCTGGCACCTTTAAGGACAAGGTGGTCGTGAGGTCTCAATCCGGTGGCTTTTTATAGTGGTGGCAGGTTGTTGTTTGGGGCTGATAACACCTCTGTTTACTTTCTTGGTGGCGTCTCATTCTGCAGGTGCTGCatccctcctcctgccttcccaAGGACACTTTTGTTGTCTTTCCTTATCCTCTTCTGATTAGGGAAGCTGAAATCACAtgggagcagctgctctgcctctTATCTATTTGGGGACGGGGGGAGAGGTAGGATCAGTCATCACTCACTCATGCCAACTTCTGCTTGCACTAAATGCCCTGAAGAGGGAGAGCTGGAGCCTTTCCCCACAGCATCCATCCCCTCCAATTCCCTCTATGGCCTCCTCAGTTGCTGCACACCCCCGTTACCACCTGGGTTTTGGGGGGACACATCTGACACCTGTAACACACACggtccccccaaaccccaacctcTAAGCGCAGATCTGCTCTCTGGCGGAGGGGGTGAGATGGCAGGAAAAGTCACACAGTTTGTGGcttagatttattttgtcctctgGAATTCAAAAAGCTGcacttttccatttccattttacCTGGGGCACACCCCACAATGCGTCAGGTGCCTCAGCCATGGTGTTGCATCAGCTGAAGTACAGCTGTAAATCTGCACCTGCAAAGGCGGACCGACCCCCCCAACATCACCCTACAAACCACATCTTAGCTCGGAGCAgtttagaaaagaaaacttgactcacttgatttttttttcctctctgctatTATACTAAGAAAAAGGTAGTACTCATTTTACTCCGTGAAAATGTCataattttctttgttgcttttcccCCCTAACAAAATACTCCAGAAGCTACACCATTCCCTGCAATAAAATATTGggtttttaaatttaagaagcAAATAGATGTTCACTCGTGGCTGCTTGAGCCCTGGGGTGTTTCCATCCAGCAGCCTGTTATCCCCAGTGAGCCCTTATTTCCAGGTACTGGGGTACTGGCCATGTTGGACCAGGCTTGAGGCCGAGTAGCCTTCCCCAATCCCAAAAATCAGCCCTTGTAGCCCCAAAAGCACAGAgggaatggattttttttcggACTGTTAGGAGAACTGTTCCTCCAGCCCAGCACTTACACCCCAGCTTCAAATATCACTGTAGCGAAATGGAACTTTAACAGAGATGAAACCCCAGCCAGGTCCTGCTTCTTGTCTGTAGATCCCATTATTCTACCCCAATGCTTTGCTCCAAACCCCCAAGAGCAAACTCTTTGCTGCAAGAAACCCATCATagggagaaaataaagagcCGAAAATGTAAGAAAGCTGGTGAAAGGACAGGGAATTAGTATCGACATGATGAGGTGTGAAGGATGTGAGCTGGGGAAAAGCAGAAGGACTGTTCTGCCCTGAGATGAGTTGAGGAGGAGACCCCCAGGGCAAGCACTGAGGTGGGGCAGAGAGTTGTCTGGGCTGGTAGAAATAACGAACAGTGCATTACAGCAGAATGTATATTCACAGACAGTGTGTTAAAGTGGACAGAGGCATTGAACTGAGCTCTACGAGGTGTTTGAAATGCACCACGGCAACCCATGGGACCAACCTCAGCAGAAATTCTCTTTAGGCTGTACCAGGGACTTATATTCCAGCTGAGACCAGCCTGTTAGATAAACGGTTAACCCAGTACATACTGTATATTCCAGAAGGGCtcaaaaatgacagaaaatatgcTCGGTGGTGTCAGTCAGCACCACCAGAAATACAGGTACATGATATACAGCCTGGAGATGAAGTTTTTATTGAGGTATTTTCAGAGAAATCCAAAGTAGACCCTTAATGGCAAGGGCCATAAAATGTCttattttattctcattttgctgtTAAAGCcctagggaaaagaaacttccCTAACAGTTTGGGGATGGCtgcctttcatttcagaaaaaagaataaattctcCTTAGAAATTGTGCAGCTGAATAAAACAAATAGCCCAAAATTCAGAGCCAAACACTCGTGATTAGGAGATGCCATACCCCATCAAGGTCACCAACAAATCTTGTTTGTGTTAGCCGATGAGTTCAATTTAcacccttttttccttccctactTTCTTCCCAGGACAGGAGCCCCAAACCATGTGGGGATGGTAtaaacagcagctgctctcctgCACCTTCCCACGgcgcttttatttttgttggtgCTGGGCTGCCAGACAAAGGCATCCCACctccaaaatgttttcttggcaGAGCAACACCCAGTCCTGAGAACAGCTTGGCTGCCGGTAAATAGCTCAACTGTGTATAAACAGCAGCTTCAACAAAAACTGAAGATGGATCCCTGTTCCAGCACATACATTGTGCTTTTACATTGCAAATACTTGGGTATTTTTTCTATAGGAGATGGCCTATAGGTAAAAGCTCTGCAGGGAAACATATCTGAAGCTGCTATAACGGCTTGGGGAACCCTCCCAAGACAAAATATGTGCTTAGACAACCCAGTGTATCTGCTTAGACAACCCAGTGCCACCAGACTTGCAGCAGCGTTGTGCAACAAGCCTTATGTCCAAAATTGTAATGGTGACAAAAGCCACCTTTGGGAGCACTTTGGTCTTGGCCAGGAGGCCAGAAGATGCTCCAGGTGACAGCAGCAGTGAGAAAAGGGGGATGCAGCCATTGCAGCAGCCAGGGACATCGGGCTCAGCTCACTGACTTCACCGCAAGATAAAGGGAAAATTCATTTGCAGTGGAATTTCTCATATTAAGCAACGTccctctcccccccaaaaaaaaacaaagaggtaCCTACAGCCATTCTGGAGAGGTCCCAATTTGGGAGTGAGGGGAAAGGCAAGCAGGAGGTAGGGAGGGGAGAAGCAGGGGTTGCTGCACCCCACACTGTGGGATCAGCTCTGAAAACAAGCCCTTCAAAGCaccaaaatgtgtttgaaagcaccaaaatgattattttttctgccaGGAAAGAGTTAAGGAGCGATTCAGCCGACCCTGAATTTCAGCAGCCAAGCCCTTGGTGGCAAAGTTTGGTGGTTAGCAACCCGCTCTGAGCAGGAAATTATTGTCAACAGAAATGGGGGGGGGGATGTGTCAGAGCAGCATGGAAAAATCTGGTACAAAATGGACCCAAAAATTGCACAGCACAAGATGCAAAATCGTTTTTCCTGTTCCTCCACCAACTCAGACCCCAGGGGAGGTTTTGTGGTGCCCCCACATGAGACCCCCCCAGGGATTTTCCCCCTCACTAGGGAGCCAGCCctggggagatgctgaggctttGTAAAGACCGCAAGCATCGACAGAAATAGGgcataaaagaaacacaaacccCTCTTGGCAGCCAAGGGGgcagtgaattttaaaaattaataaataacttacttcttttttcccaaaCATGGAAATATTGAAGCTTCTGACACCAGTTCACCCCTGTAATTTCACATCACATATTTCACTCTTCAAATCCTAAACCCCAAGTGTTTCAAATCTCTTATTCTCAAAGGCGTTTCAAAACCACTCTGGTATTTTATCTATCATTTTGATATTTCTGGGTATGagctgtgcagtgctgcagctACCAAAGCACCGAGGTGGGGAGCACCAGCagaatttccttatttttgtggtttttcagCCACTAAATTTGTTTGAGGTTTCTTGCTCTTGGCTTCAAAGCTTTCTGTGATGCCTCACGCCTCTTCTTTATGGTGAGCTCATTTGGAGTTCAGCATTTTCCAGGCCCGGAGAAAAACACCTCCTGCTAATGATTCTGCCAAAGAACCTAATCCCACAGCTCAAATTGCACCTTCTCCTTATTTTGAATGCATTTTGATTTcaacagaggagaaaacagcCAAAACTCATcctttcctgcttttatttttcacgCCAAGCTCCTACgtttctggttttttttaattgcacgGAGCTAGattaaaagaaggaagaaaagcgAGGTGGTGAGATATGAAGAAATCATTATTAAAGATCAATGAGTTTTGGGGGTTTAGTTCCTAAAGGGGATTTTGGGGGATCCAGTGTGGGGCTGCTGCCTTGGTGCACACCTGGTTTGAGGGCTCGGCGCAGAAGAAGCTGCCGCGGCAGATGTTCTTCAGCAGCTGTTGGTGAGACATCTGCATGGAGACAGGGAAGAACCTCCTGGGGTGAAGCCAACCCCACCACCACACGTGGAAAGGGAGATCTGGACCAAAACCCCTCTATTGTTGATTCCATGGCCCAGCTTTGGCTCCATCTCTGCATCTGCTTCCAGATCCCAGGTAAGAGGGACACGTCTCTTAAGGGTTGAGGGCAGCTAAAATCAGGTTGTAGCCTTTCCTccagcctgctccagcatgtgGGATGCGTTGCATGGCATCTGTGTGATGGAAACTTTAAATATACAGGCACAGGATAGATCTATAGGCTATGTCACCACATAATTTTGGACAACGCCATTAATAACTTGATTTAGCTTTTGGCCAGCCCTGAAATGGTCAGACAGTTGGACTAGTTGATCGTTTTAAGtcacttccaactgaaatagtctattcttctcttcttctcttccctttaTAGTGCAATATATAATGAtgtgcatatatacataaatatatatatattgtatatatgtagatatatagatatatagatatatacagTGGCAGAGACCCCTCAGAGTTTGTTTTTGCTGCATCCTCTTACTGCAGACGGACTGGGGGAAGCTGCTGGTGGAGAAGTTAAAGTAGCACCTATCTCTGCTGCCTGTGTAATACAAAGATAATAAAGATCCAtcaatttttcttctaaacCTACCCAAGGACTGAAAGTTTCCCAAGGGCCCCAGCTGGAATCAGTGTGTTATAAAACTGTGTTACCTTCTGCCTATTGCAGGCAGGTTGCAGGAGTTCTGGACCGAATATATGCAGTCAATGTTACGGCAAAGTGGCAAAATTACATTTACAGCACAAATTGTGTCATTGGTTCTTATGTAGAAAATGTTTGGAGTATGAAATACTTGTTAAATGTATATATTAGGGTGACAGCTCAAGTTTCGACCCCCAGATGTTGCCCAGCCTGGGTCCACAGCCACCCAGCATCCTCACTAGATGCTGTCAGGACTGCAGGGAGCTCTGTTTGCAGCACATGGTGGTGATCCAGCCATGGCGTAACACAGCCAATCTAGCGGCAAACAGCCTAATACACTTTATCGATGCCTATATACAGGTAATAATATCGTATAGATTTATATGTTAGGGTCCCTGCTGAGAAAAACCCCAATAAATAAGAATTTGCCCTATAAATGCAAAGGGAACAGAGACTGTTTTTGAGCTGCTGCAAGCTGGTCTGGCCAAGCATGTGGAAACAAAACCATCGCACTCCGattccccatgtccccctgtgcaAATATACACCAGAAAAGGGAACAGGGATATTTGGGGGGATGAAGGTGAAGCGGAGGTTGAGCTTTTCTGCTCCAGCTCCACCCCAACTGCAGCTCAACCTCTGgctcagagcagagctgagcaatTCCCAGGATGCCCTCTCATCCCTTCTGATTCACCTCCAACAGCTTGAGCAAAAGGTTTTCATGGGGGGTTAACTTTCCAAAGCTAGCGGAGCCAGATCTCAGGACAGCCAAGAGGACCCTGAGgccaccgtgtcccacagccgCACACATTTCATCCCCTAAAAAAACATACAGGTGTTTGCCAGAGCAAAGTTTGGGAGGATTGCACTCCAAACCCTGAAAATTTTAGTAATAAGGAGACATTTACATTATCATAAATAATGTAGTGAAATGTTGCGGCTGTTGTGCAACACCTGGATTTCAGCGTTGCAATATTAGGTTGAAGGCTGCTCGTCACTGCAGGGTCCCGGCAGTGATGGGGTCATTGCTGTGGGACAGAGGAGGGTTCTGGATCTGTGTCAATCCTCTGTCCCcaacggggacatgggggatgtGGGCCACGGGGGTGGCTTCAGGTGTTCTTGTGGTCATGCAAACCCATTCCAGCACCGCTGGGTTTGCAGGGCTCCACAAGGCTGTTTGCAACAACCACCATCAGCAGCTTTGGGATTTTGAAGGAATACGGACattttaaggtaaaaaaaaaagcccccgaaaatgtattttgttgaGCTGTTTGTGTAGCTGTAAAAATGTCTGGGAAGCAGACGGGGGAAGCAAGAGCATCCTTATCTTCAAAGGGCTGTTTTTCACTTGGTCTTGGAGTATCTGCCACTTTGTAGGAGTGTTTGCTGAACAGAAGGGATCACAAGTTACCTGTTGTCCTTTCCGCAAGGACGCATCCTCTCTCGCACACAGACATTGTTCACATCTGCCCAGGCCGAACACGACTCAGATAATTTCCACAAAAGCTGCAAAGCCCAAACACCGTGATGCGATGTCAGACAGAAGCTTTCAACCCCACCGCTACCCCTCACTCCCTCTCATTCCCCAGGTCTCAAaattcatataaaaataatagtcTGAAAACTAATATCAAAGTGGCTCATTTTGAGATGTTTTGAATGGTTTTTGGTCTTTTTCTGCATCTGAGATGTGATCTGAAGTTTATTGGTGTTGCTTCTGTTAGAACAAAAATCTGGCAAATAAGAGGctcaaaaaaaatctattacaaTAGGGGTGAAGCCTCTCCAAAacaatgagagaaaaggagagcaggagagggaCATCCATAAGCACAGGTGGGGATGCTCTTCCCTGCACATAGAC from the Columba livia isolate bColLiv1 breed racing homer chromosome 4, bColLiv1.pat.W.v2, whole genome shotgun sequence genome contains:
- the LOC102089131 gene encoding uncharacterized protein LOC102089131; translated protein: MMSDIVSNWKLEQFVLQKCLPPIWSPGSFQGADAYQQLCQQWESWSEESKKPKPTNKCKKRAALQGLLMVGRELSKLLKEALESVKTLEEAKGELRRQVDNLQAEVQGLRGDSLRNAVEINRLENKLGYEKLKTEELEKEVGKWIGETHDAQSAVRAVLQDVQRDRGTGPDHKVCHAKIQELQAELGVSRGIVAAIQGKRTRFGNSEGEDSLDSHPPHYDYEDDVWGANGPTRPSPYAPLREEVCQLQGGDTEASKTKKSPPDEPAHHGPLQAIDTNRAVLWFTPEQLKTVGKMLGPLTKDTAVNWLSRAQRLPRCQSVNAVSDLIDVVRKCMKPDDFAALPGDVQMGNVQNIGDVQSAVLKVFFPEVNPLVLFHQERQSPEERPDAYVNRKKMLYQMAGLPGSKDAPLDFDRPEFKEPLVMGLTPPLRVIAGGDAARKPLSELEQILTQNFELQKQAFPGYMMGGKKGKLLAASFQNAGMRKMQGDNRKDPDSKGGVGKENQPGLRFQKSNPWRAELRKRLIKYEKQEDIDGLPDAELFQKLALHEAKKHSSSNPIDPGSKVQQ